In one window of Camelina sativa cultivar DH55 chromosome 15, Cs, whole genome shotgun sequence DNA:
- the LOC104745798 gene encoding uncharacterized protein LOC104745798 has product MKSSHVVRKNPLGSPSGKKSKKLTAICEEEYKKNHGESIDRDGGADSELRRSSRVRKIPSILDASPAPPKKRQRSNNHGDRRRSSSIERVTKEEEKGDLDTSDGWKSRLRSRRRNVGFQASRRQRGTVKERRKLVFRNSSYELSEKAVAREREEERGFPKGGKLIKTTKTPVEVTEIESSEDEGKDSDTSNSEDDESASESDESMQADSEVREEDDKKKKKKATKRSVVLESENEVDGTESESEEGTDTTDSETDDSDEEGESETQGSAEKTGSETEANVDEMRDDTDVRMEAVQNESRNQMEGLENEIEMGVEDVITEMGVIVSGSGGGTGIPEDDNDVGDKVENRKEDTLHPEQLREASIEVSESLKQNDVIGEPGVSSTPSHDKTEELSEFLIRVDESVEMLDELPIQNETCKKVVDSICTSLDRLGKPIFKQTRRCGLCGVGTDGKLPKKLMQDNGDSNVEEHSESSSAEEPNYDILDGFGDDTGWLGRLLGPINDRFGISGTWVHQNCAVWSPEVYFAGVGCLKNIRAALFRGRSLKCTRCSRPGATIGCRVDRCPRTYHLPCARANGCIFDHRKFLIACTDHRHHFQPYGRQCQVRMKKMKAKRMRLEMKKHSNDAWRKDVEAEEKWFEKCGEDEEFLKRESKRLHRDLLRVAPEYIGGSDSESGKAFEGWDSVAGLEGVTQCMKEVVLIPLLYPEFFDNLGLTPPRGILLHGHPGTGKTLVVRALIGSLARGNRRIAYFARKGADCLGKYVGDAERQLRLLFQVAEKCQPSIIFFDEIDGLAPKRSRHQDQTHSSVVSTLLALLDGLKSRGSVVVIGATNYPDAIDPALRRPGRFDREIYFPLPSVDDRAAIISLHTRKWPKPVSGYLLKWIAKETAGFAGADIQALCTQAAMIALNRSFPLQESLAAAELGVSSSNRAALPSFSVEEKEWLEALSRSPPPCSRRGAGIAASDIFSAPLPTYLVPSLLRPLCSLLVAFHLEERILLPPLLSKAAVDVQNVIRSALSDKKITEGGWWSHVDTLLQDVDVVKDIVQRLSYAGILDGGCDLVRSVASIPGADDCSLGSAQFMVHKVCRHPGLLGSASVDSTSKSGFQLLIAGGPKSGQRHLASCILHCFIGNAEMQKIDTATISQEGNGDLVLGITHLLIKCASRKSCVVFMPRIDLWAVKTETPLSEEVECDDDPVKENCSAIFPEMGEEKALQNAAQVSHAWNTFFEQVESLRVSTKMMILATSGMPYKLLPAKIQQFFKTDLSKEYQPTMSEAVPQFTVQVTENSDQDIAIDLSATELSRRAVQVFLHLVHQRTHTHCDIQKKYQREDPDHGCRDAGYQNNTDHGAREGAVGKSKPLDDGSLKVLPLPININVKPKSSLQLAVSTFGYQILRYPQFAELCWVTSKLKQGPSADVSGPWRGWPFNSCITRPCNSSEQIITASDSNNVKGKDSSGIVRGLIAVGLSAYRGTYLSLREVSIEVRKVLELLVGRISVKINAGKDRCRYIRILSQVAYLEDLVNSWVYAMRSFESTTQTESTNPLSCSVLDPSVRTTDQSKGLEENPKQDTQNMNLPDPVTSSNLTDSHQPVLEMANGRCGTNHEPFREDTGHLTTQSTDGLTLVKENGDVTDSPQPVLEIANGRSGTNHEPCRENTGHLTTQSTDGLTLVKENVDVISNTEIMIEDSGVSSLQQAALLDLNSPAADHEKNEIHHGSCEVETTTAIAFQGETTSLENPNGSGEFNTLSLKDPDKSADLDHGKAWDGVHGLESASNMPEQVEKTASTNPLDDPSLVCLYRCCSQCVSILQDSMHKLVTRELRVGRSYITTEGIHDAVSSLSVELIAAVRKFISPKNDGTTQEAKIEDHDGCPEKEACSCKRLSGNFLASVECCSHSAEEQGSLDEANTYPSPKTWVEPVFIFKDGILVPVSTEDDRSLHCKYDRLCLGSLVELIATEMKPF; this is encoded by the exons ATGAAATCATCGCATGTGGTGAGAAAGAATCCTTTGGGTTCTCCTTCTgggaagaagagtaagaagctTACTGCAATATGTGAAGaggaatacaaaaaaaaccatggaGAGTCGATAGATAGAGATGGTGGTGCTGACTCTGAACTTCGGAGGAGCTCTAGGGTCAGGAAGATACCGTCCATCTTGGACGCTTCTCCTGCTCCTCCAAAGAAAAGGCAGCGTTCTAATAATCACGGGGATAGGAGGAGGTCCAGTAGTATAGAGAGAGTGActaaggaggaggagaaggggGATTTGGATACCTCGGATGGTTGGAAATCTAGGTTGAGGTCAAGGAGGAGGAACGTCGGTTTTCAAGCGAGTAGGAGACAGAGAGGTACGGTTAAGGAGAGAAGAAAACTCGTTTTCAGAAATAGTTCCTATGAGTTGAGTGAAAAAGCAGTGGCAAGAGAAAGGGAAGAGGAAAGAGGATTCCCTAAAGGTGGGAAGCtgattaaaacaacaaaaacgcCAGTGGAAGTTACAGAAATCGAAAGTTCGGAAGATGAGGGAAAAGATTCAGATACTAGTAAttctgaagatgatgagagtGCTAGCGAGTCTGATGAATCAATGCAGGCTGACAGTGAAGTTAGAGAGGAagatgataagaagaagaaaaagaaggctACCAAAAGATCCGTTGTTTTAGAGAGTGAGAATGAAGTTGATGGAACGGAGAGTGAGAGCGAGGAGGGAACAGACACTACTGACAGTGAGACTGATGATAGTGATGAAGAGGGGGAAAGTGAGACTCAAGGTAGTGCAGAGAAGACAGGAAGTGAGACTGAAGCTAATGTGGATGAAATGAGAGATGATACTGATGTTAGAATGGAAGCAGTGCAAAATGAAAGTCGGAATCAAATGGAAGGATTGGAAAATGAGATTGAGATGGGAGTTGAAGATGTGATTACGGAGATGGGTGTAATAGTTTCTGGAAGTGGCGGTGGCACTGGTATACCGGAGGATGATAATGATGTTGGTGATAAAGTTGAGAACAGAAAAGAAGATACTTTACATCCTGAACAACTTCGTGAAGCTAGCATCGAGGTTAGTGAGAGTTTGAAGCAGAATGATGTTATCGGAGAGCCAGGTGTTTCTAGTACACCATCTCATGATAAGACCGAAGAACTAAGTGAGTTTCTCATTAGAGTGGATGAAAGTGTGGAAATGCTTGATGAGTTACCTATTCAGAATGAAACTTGCAAGAAGGTAGTTGACTCAATTTGCACTTCATTAGATAGACTTGGTAAGCCAATCTTCAAACAAACCAGAAGATGTGGTTTATGTGGAGTTGGTACTGATGGCAAACTCCCAAAGAAGTTGATGCAAGATAATGGTGACAGTAACGTAGAGGAACATAGCGAGTCTTCATCGGCAGAGGAGCCAAACTATGACATCTTGGATGGTTTTGGCGATGATACTGGATGGCTTGGCCGTCTGCTGGGTCCTATAAATGATCGTTTTGGAATTTCTGGAACTTGGGTTCATCAGAATTGTGCCGTTTGGAGTCCAGAG GTTTATTTTGCTGGTGTAGGATGCTTAAAGAATATAAGGGCGGCACTTTTCAGAGGGAGGTCTTTAAAATGCACTCGTTGTTCAAGACCTGGGGCAACCATTGGTTGTCGGGTTGATCGATGTCCAAGAACCTATCATTTG CCTTGTGCACGAGCTAATGGTTGCATCTTTGATCACCGTAAATTTCTCATTGCTTGCACAGACCATAGACATCATTTCCAACCCTATGGTCGTCAATGTCAAGtcagaatgaagaagatgaaagccAAGAGGATGCGATTGGAGATGAAGAAACACTCAAATGATGCCTGGCGTAAGGATGTAGAAGCGGAGGAAAAGTGGTTTGAGAAGTGtggtgaagatgaagaatttTTAAAACGTGAAAGCAAGAGACTGCATCGAGATCTGTTAAGAGTTGCTCCTGAGTATATTGGGGGATCTGATTCTGAAAGTGGAAAGGCATTTGAGGGATGGGACTCTGTTGCTGGGCTTGAGGGTGTAACTCAATGTATGAAAGAGGTTGTTCTTATACCCTTACTATATCCAGAATTCTTTGATAACTTAGGACTTACACCTCCAAGAGGTATCCTCTTGCATGGACATCCTGGAACTGGAAAAACTCTTGTGGTTCGAGCGCTGATCGGTTCCCTTGCTCGTGGTAATAGAAGGATTGCCTACTTTGCCCGTAAAGGGGCAGACTGTCTGGGAAAATACGTTGGTGACGCTGAGCGCCAGTTGAGGCTTTTGTTTCAGGTCGCTGAAAAATGCCAACCATCCATCATATTTTTTGACGAAATAGATGGTCTCGCTCCCAAGCGGTCAAGGCATCAAGATCAAACACATAGCTCTGTTGTATCCACATTGCTTGCTTTACTAGATGGCTTAAAGTCGCGTGGCTCAGTGGTGGTCATAGGTGCAACAAACTACCCTGATGCTATTGACCCAGCGTTAAGGAGGCCTGGGAGATTTGATAGGGAGATATATTTTCCACTACCATCCGTCGACGATAGGGCTGCAATCATCTCACTCCATACGAGGAAGTGGCCTAAGCCAGTGTCTGGATACTTGCTCAAGTGGATTGCTAAAGAAACTGCCGGTTTTGCTGGTGCGGATATACAAGCTCTCTGCACACAAGCTGCCATGATTGCCTTAAATAGGAGTTTCCCTTTGCAAGAATCTTTGGCCGCTGCAGAGTTGGGAGTGTCTAGTAGTAATCGTGCTGCTCTTCCATCCTTCTCAGTTGAAGAAAAAGAGTGGTTGGAAGCTTTATCCCGCTCCCCACCCCCATGTTCACGTAGAGGTGCGGGAATAGCAGCTAGTGATATATTTTCTGCCCCGCTTCCTACTTACTTGGTGCCTTCTCTGTTGCGACCATTGTGTTCTTTACTTGTTGCTTTTCATCTTGAAGAACGTATCTTGCTACCACCTCTTCTTTCCAAAGCTGCGGTTGATGTCCAAAATGTGATCCGTTCTGCTTTGAGCGACAAAAAGATAACTGAGGGTGGTTGGTGGTCTCATGTTGATACTCTTCTCCAAGATGTAGATGTTGTAAAGGATATAGTACAAAGACTTTCTTATGCTGGGATACTAGATGGAGGTTGTGACTTGGTTAGATCTGTTGCAAGCATTCCTGGTGCTGACGACTGTAGTTTGGGTTCTGCACAATTCATGGTACACAAAGTTTGCCGACATCCTGGGCTTCTGGGAAGTGCTTCTGTAGACTCGACGAGCAAGTCAGGGTTCCAACTGCTTATTGCTGGAGGACCTAAATCTGGTCAACGACATCTTGCTTCATGTATCTTGCATTGTTTTATTGGTAATGCAGAGATGCAGAAGATAGACACAGCAACAATTTCACAAGAAGGAAATGGGGATCTGGTGTTAGGCATAACTCACTTGTTAA TTAAATGTGCTAGCAGGAAATCATGTGTTGTATTCATGCCAAGGATTGACTTGTGGGCTGTAAAGACAGAAACTCCACTGAGTGAGGAGGTCGAGTGTGATGATGATCCTGTGAAGGAAAATTGTTCTGCCATTTTTCCAGAGATGGGAGAGGAAAAGGCATTGCAGAATGCTGCTCAAGTTTCCCATGCTTGGAACACATTTTTTGAGCAAGTAGAATCGTTGCGAGTTTCCACAAAGATGATGATTCTG GCTACTTCTGGCATGCCCTACAAACTCCTGCCTGCTAAGATACAACAGTTCTTTAAGACTGACCTTTCAAAGGAGTATCAGCCAACTATGTCTGAGGCTGTTCCACAATTCACTGTACAAGTCACGGAAAATTCTGACCAGGATATAGCCATTGACCTGTCTGCTACTGAGTTGTCAAGGCGGGCAGTCCAAGTTTTCCTTCATTTGGTGCATCAGAGAACCCATACTCACTGTGACATACAGAAGAAATACCAAAGAGAGGATCCTGACCACGGTTGCAGAGATGCAGGTTATCAGAATAATACTGATCATGGCGCAAGGGAAGGAGCAGTTGGTAAATCAAAACCTCTTGATGATGGCTCTTTAAAAGTTCTACCATTACCTATCAACATTAATGTGAAACCGAAATCAAGCCTGCAGTTAGCTGTCTCCACATTTGGTTATCAAATCCTACGGTATCCTCAGTTCGCTGAACTTTGTTGGGTTACATCAAAGCTTAAGCAAGGGCCAAGTGCAGATGTTTCTGGTCCTTGGAGAGGATGGCCATTCAATTCGTGTATCACTCGTCCTTGTAATTCCTCAGAGCAGATTATAACTGCTTCCGATTCCAACAATGTTAAAGGGAAAGATTCATCGGGCATTGTCAGAGGCCTTATTGCTGTTGGATTATCAGCGTATAGAGGCACCTATTTATCACTGAGGGAAGTCTCCATTGAGGTACGAAAAGTTCTTGAGCTCTTAGTTGGACGGATCAGTGTAAAAATCAATGCTGGAAAGGACAGATGTCGATATATTCGAATTTTGTCTCAAGTTGCTTATCTGGAAGATTTGGTTAATAGTTGGGTATATGCAATGCGAAG TTTCGAATCGACCACTCAAACAGAGTCGACGAATCCATTGTCATGTTCTGTACTCGATCCATCAGTGAGAACAACTGATCAATCAAAAGGGTTAGAAGAAAACCCGAAACAAGATACCCAAAACATGAATTTGCCAGACCCTGTAACATCTAGTAATCTTACCGATAGTCATCAGCCAGTTCTAGAGATGGCAAATGGTCGTTGTGGAACAAATCATGAACCTTTTCGTGAAGATACTGGACATCTTACAACCCAAAGTACGGATGGCTTAActttggtcaaagaaaatggtgatGTTACCGATAGTCCTCAGCCAGTTCTAGAGATTGCAAATGGTCGTTCTGGAACAAATCATGAACCTTGTCGTGAAAATACTGGACATCTTACAACCCAAAGTACGGATGGCTTAAcgttggtcaaagaaaatgttGATGTTATTTCGAATACTGAAATAATGATCGAGGATTCAGGAGTTAGTTCCTTACAGCAGGCTGCCCTTCTTGATCTTAACTCTCCTGCAGCCGACCATGAAAAGAATGAAATTCACCATGGATCATGCGAGGTAGAAACTACAACAGCCATTGCCTTTCAAGGAGAAACTACTTCCCTAGAAAATCCTAATGGATCTGGGGAATTCAATACTCTCTCCCTGAAAGATCCCGACAAATCAGCTGACTTAGATCATGGTAAAGCCTGGGACGGAGTTCATGGCTTAGAATCTGCAAGCAACATGCCCGAACAAGTTGAAAAGACTGCAAGTACTAATCCTCTGGATGACCCTAGTTTGGTGTGTTTATACCGGTGCTGCTCCCAGTGTGTCTCCATCCTCCAAGATTCAATGCATAAATTAGTTACTCGCGAATTGAGAGTTGGTAGAAGTTACATCACAACAGAGGGTATACATGATGCGGTTTCGTCATTATCAGTCGAGCTTATTGCTGCTGTTAGAAAGTTCATCTCTCCCAAAAACGATGGTACTACACAGGAAGCAAAGATTGAAGATCACGATGGATGTCCAGAAAAGGAAGCATGTTCTTGCAAACGCTTATCCGGAAATTTTCTTGCCTCAGTTGAATGTTGCAGTCACTCTGCTGAAGAGCAAGGGAGCTTAGATGAAGCAAACACATATCCAAGCCCTAAGACTTGGGTTGAACCAGTATTCATTTTCAAAGATGGAATATTGGTTCCGGTAAGTACTGAAGATGACCGCTCTTTGCATTGTAAATATGATAGACTCTGCCTTGGTTCTCTCGTAGAGTTAATTGCAACTGAGATGAAGCCTTTTTGA